The genomic window CTGAGGGTAATGTTGAGGAATAGCCGAGAGCAGTTCCAACCCCAGGAGAGAAATCAGTCATCCCATCTCTGGTCACTAAGCCCTGGCAGATCTCCGGAAAGCACAAGGAGATTGCTGTCCCACAAGTCTcaggccacacacacacacacacacaccacaacaCACAAACTTCTAGTTCCTCCTAGAGCCCAgttcagccctggagtcaaaggGGAAAACCTAAGACAGGAGCTGCCCCAGCATCAGATCAAGTCTGTATTCTAGGGCTGAATATTTAGACCCATATAACAGGATAGAACACAGAGCACAGAACTGAGGTGGGGGGAAAGTCACCTCAAAACTCACATTTCCAACTTTTATTCACTATTCTTTAGTGTGTTTTCTGTacagaagaggaggggaaagggatacCCACACCAAGGGTCTGAAAAAACAGTAACAATGTCCTAAGGACATGAAAATAAACTCATCTTCAAGATCTGAGAAGGATAGGGAGGGAGCCTTTGctgtcagcaaaaaaaaaaaaataacaataataaagtgGAGGGGGCAGGGAAGCTTCAATTCAAGAGATCTTCTGAAAAGAGAAGAAGGGCCTGAGGATAACAGGTGGCTCCTAGAAAGCTTGGCCACAAGGCCAGACTTTTACTCTGATAGGCCCAGGTACCATAACCCCTGATTTTTGTCACAGTCACTTCCAAATATCCCCCAGGAAGAAGAGTAGGTTCCCCACTACATGCACTTTGCCCATTCAAGTCcccaaggagagaaagaatgtgaTTGCCCCGTTTAGAAGGCCCACAGAGCTACTCAAAAGGCTACTGAGAGTGAATCTCCCATTCAGTCCTCTCCCTCTGGCTGGTTCTAAAGCTAGAGGGCCAACGTGTCCTTAATGAGCCTCCGCATTGTGGTGGTGACCGAAGTCCCCAAGGCATCTGTGATCTGGAAGGAGATCTTGTAGAGGTAAGGTTGCACATCCCGAAGCCCTGTGTCAAACACGTTGTCCACCTCTGACTGAGTGGGCATCTTGGGCAGGTATTCATGCCGGTTCATCACCTCCACGATGTTGATGACCTTCTCACAGAGCTTCTCTCCCACCTTCTCACGGCAGATCTGCCGCTCCTGCTCTGTGGCCAAAGCCACCACATGGACCTTGACTGTCCATACCTCCCATGGGATACACTCATCAGAAAATGGCCACCGTGACTTCTTCTTCTGGTAAAATTCCAAGGACATTTGTCCTAGCCCATCACCACCTGAGTTCCGAAGGGCATCCTAGGGAGACAAAGTTACAAAGATGAGGCTGGAAGTCTCCAATACCAGTTCTCACTAGCTCTACCCTTGCCCCAGAGAAAGACTATGGAATAAAATTACACTATATTATCCAGAGAAAGGCCATTTACCATCAGCTAGTCTTATTGGGGGTTAGGAGAGTTTCCATTCCAAAGACtatttagtccaatcccttcattttacagataaggaaactgaagcttagactGGCACCACTATCAAAGGACTGCTAAAAGTTCAATCAACTCTTCCTTTCTCTAACTGGGTTCTCCTCAATCCTTCCTTCTCCCTAACTACTTAGGCAAACCTCAAAGTTTTCTAAGTTTTTCCTATCCCTTTCCTTCAAAGAAcaattttatttagtcatttcttctttggtcacaaGATACATTTAAACTCCTTAACCTAGTCAAAGTTTCTcttaggatttagagctggaggggacTTTGGAAATCCATTTAATCCAGAGCCCTCAATTTAAAGGAGATGAAACTAAGCTCAACAGAGATGAAGTGGTTAGCCCAAGGTCCCAATTATTCATTAATAAAGCTGGGAAACAAACACAGGTCCTTGCATTCCAAACCCACCATTATAAAGGCCCTGAGACAGAGACACTGGTCAAGGAAGGAACAATGCTGATCAGTCCATCCCTGGCTCCACCTCCCTGTTCTTCACAGGGAAGCCATCTGGAACCATCTGCTTGAGGAATTTCTCTGACCCAGCACTGTGGTGTCTGGGTGGCCTCCACCCTGGCCTCCTTTGCCTGGATGGCCAAAGAGTCTAAACCGCATTATTGAGTGAGTCACTCACTGACCAAGGAAGCCTCAGGTCCTAAATCACACTTCAGGAACTGAAGGAGTCTACCATAGTTGATGGCCTAAATCACACTTCAGGAACTGAAGGAGTCTACCATAGTTGAAGCCTCTGGCTGATAACTCCACCCAGATGTTTTGAGAAGGGATGGATTCATTGAGATTGTGCTGACTGTCTCTACAACTGCCTGGTCATTTGTAAAGTGATCTGCCTTTTCCTGGGGGAGCAGGTACAGCTGTGGCACAAGGACCAGGACACTTTTATGACCATTTGGTTTGTGTGAGCACATGCAATAGGCTCCAGATAGGATCCTTGGAAATGACTGTCAaacctcccctcctctccctgcaCTTTAGCCTTTCCCACTTTCTCCTCATCCGTCCTGATTCTTCCTCTCTGAGGAGGACATGAATATGTTTAAGCCTATCAGAACAAAGTAGGGAGCAGGCCCTGAGAATCAAAGGACAGGGAAAAGGGAATGAGCTTAGGAACCCCTCTAAGGAGTGAACTGCTTGTCCAATGGAATTATTCCTGCATTCCTGCCCAAGTGGTGGTCCAGCTGCAATAGCATAtgcttcatgacttcatttttctcttcccctaaGAGGAGGAAGAAGTCATTTCTTAGCAATGACTGGCAGAACACCCAAAGCTCATCAGTACAGAAGGGTTCTTGGCTGGTTGGCTGAGCATGATTGAGACTATAAATGTGGTCTGGTGGTGAAAATTCTGGATTTGGAGCAAAAGGCTATTATCATTCAGTCACgtctgactttgtgaccccatttgtgtttgttctttttttggcaaagatactagagtgatgtgccatttccttctccagtggattaagacaaacaggctaaatgacttgtctagggtcacacagatagtaaatgtctgaagccaaataTAAACTCAAGTGTTCCTGATCCAGCTCtggctctctatctactgtgccatctagctgtagAAGTAAAATGTGCTGGATTTAAATCTCCAATTGACTATTTACTTGCTCTGTGATTCTGAATAAGTCAATCTCTCTGAAACTGTTTTCTCACCATGACTAGATGATACTATCATGGACTGGGCTCCTATGATGCTAAATT from Macrotis lagotis isolate mMagLag1 chromosome 2, bilby.v1.9.chrom.fasta, whole genome shotgun sequence includes these protein-coding regions:
- the ATG101 gene encoding autophagy-related protein 101, whose protein sequence is MNCRAEVLEVSVEGRQVEEALLAVLHTVLLHRSTGKFHYKKEGTYSIGTVGTQDIDCDFIDFTYVRVSSEELDRALRKVVGEFKDALRNSGGDGLGQMSLEFYQKKKSRWPFSDECIPWEVWTVKVHVVALATEQERQICREKVGEKLCEKVINIVEVMNRHEYLPKMPTQSEVDNVFDTGLRDVQPYLYKISFQITDALGTSVTTTMRRLIKDTLAL